The genomic segment AACCGCTTAGCTGTATCCTTTAATGGAATGTTGGAGCGCTTAGAAACCTCGTTCAAGGCTGAACAAGAAGCGAAAGAACAGATGCGTCGTTTTGTAGCGGATGCGTCTCATGAGCTTCGTACGCCCTTAACTTCGATTCACGGGTTTACAGAGGTCCTGCTTCGAGGGGCAATGAATCAGCCGGAGAAGCTTTATCGGTCTTTAAAGAGTATGTATACTGAATCGGAGCGGATGAAAAAGCTGATTGAAGACCTGCTTTTACTGGCGAAGCTGGATCGTTCGCCTAATCTACAGCGTGCTGAACTCGATTTAGATGAGTTGGTTCTCGAGATGGAGACCCAGCTTCGGTTGCTCGCTGGGAATCGAAAGGTGAGTTTTAGCCTTAATTCACCTGCAAAAGGTTGGCTTAATGAGGATAAAATGAAGCAGATTATCCTGAATCTTTTTAATAATGCAGTGCAGCATACAGATCCGGAAAGTGGGAAAATCAAACTTTCTGTGAATCCTGTGGAGGGAGGAATTGAACTGACAGTAAAGGATAATGGGCAAGGGATATCCGAAGAACATCTTTCCCATCTGTTTGAGCGCTTTTATCGGGTTGACTCCTCGCGTACTCGTAAATATGGTGGCGCAGGTCTTGGCTTAGCGATCACTCAATTCCTTGTGGAACTTCATGACGGGAAGATTCGCGTTGAAAGCACCCTTGGGGAGGGAAGCACATTTTATGTATGGCTTCCTAATAATCAATTAAAAATTGAGAGCTAAGAAGGAGACGATTCTTTTGGAGATAAAAAACATTTACTGTGTTGGACGAAACTATCGGTTACATGCCCAGGAATTAAATAACGCAATACCCACGTCCCCTTTTTTGTTTAGTAAGCCTACCCATGCCTTCGTCGAGGCGAAGGGGCAAACTATTCAGCTTCCTGGGGACCAAGGAGCAGTGCATTACGAAACAGAACTCGTTTTTCATATGGCGAGAAATTATGAACCGAATCTTCCTATAGAAGCCCTTATTGATCAAATGACTATCGGCCTTGATTTGACGCTTCGAGATGTTCAGGATGAATTAAAAAAGAAAGCCTATCCCTGGTTATTAGCGAAAGGGTTTCCTAATTCAGCCGTGCTCGCTTCCTGGCTGCCTTTTGAAGGGCTGCAAGACATGACTCATCATGACTTTACGTTAGAGAAAAATGGCCAAGAAGTGCAACGGGGTAATATTAAAGATATGATTTTTGATTTACCGACGCTCCTTGAGTTTTCGGCTAAGCATTTCGGGTTAGAGGCAGGAGATATTATTTTTACGGGAACGCCTGCGGGTGTTGGAGCCCTCGCTGATGAAGATGCTTTAGTGCTCAAATGGAAAGAAAGAATGATCGGCGACTGTAAGATTAGCATAGCTGCAAAGTGATTTTACTTTGCACAAATATTGTATACATGGTATAAAATAGTTGCTAGAATCCCGAATTATAGGTACATTTAAAGCATGTTATGATCTGGAGAAGAATGTTTACAGTATGGAGGGAATTAAATGGTTCGCCTGATCAAGAATGGTGTATATCTTATCAAAGGGCAAACAGTCCTCGAAGCGAAGGACCCGAATACTCTTTGTGAATTAAACGGTTCCGTTGTAGAAAAGCATAATGCTCGTCAGGAAACGATGGCTTATCGAATC from the Desulfitobacterium metallireducens DSM 15288 genome contains:
- a CDS encoding sensor histidine kinase; amino-acid sequence: MKIKNLKLKFKEFVVPNSLRFQLLSRTLAIMAILLAVIGVFQYVFMEKFIYFNNASSLQKQILAISPEAWEQISVGNLYADNLNHLSFNLLPDSTVAVIDMEGRFTVLTNSSSLNGGDAPQLDVNDYVGALQDKRTLNFRIVRTDEGKEQLVVLQGVENRDHWHGVVQVSVGTKSLTEMLMRQLLIFMLLALLALIVGLLAFIPVLRKILVPLSNMVDKVENIHAGNLEERLPVEQGQVEINRLAVSFNGMLERLETSFKAEQEAKEQMRRFVADASHELRTPLTSIHGFTEVLLRGAMNQPEKLYRSLKSMYTESERMKKLIEDLLLLAKLDRSPNLQRAELDLDELVLEMETQLRLLAGNRKVSFSLNSPAKGWLNEDKMKQIILNLFNNAVQHTDPESGKIKLSVNPVEGGIELTVKDNGQGISEEHLSHLFERFYRVDSSRTRKYGGAGLGLAITQFLVELHDGKIRVESTLGEGSTFYVWLPNNQLKIES
- a CDS encoding fumarylacetoacetate hydrolase family protein, producing the protein MEIKNIYCVGRNYRLHAQELNNAIPTSPFLFSKPTHAFVEAKGQTIQLPGDQGAVHYETELVFHMARNYEPNLPIEALIDQMTIGLDLTLRDVQDELKKKAYPWLLAKGFPNSAVLASWLPFEGLQDMTHHDFTLEKNGQEVQRGNIKDMIFDLPTLLEFSAKHFGLEAGDIIFTGTPAGVGALADEDALVLKWKERMIGDCKISIAAK